The proteins below come from a single Miscanthus floridulus cultivar M001 chromosome 1, ASM1932011v1, whole genome shotgun sequence genomic window:
- the LOC136524331 gene encoding kinesin-like protein KIN-7K, chloroplastic has protein sequence MSSRPSTSSSRRSSSPFSAGHRRPPTASSSSSSSYFSSGRLIPRSSPSSVSSSFYGGGGGGSTRSTTPGRRSSSVAPAPALAPVPFPSADELVIEDTSRSGDSISVTIRFRPLSEREFQRGDEISWYPDGDRLVRCEYNPATAYAYDRVFGPSTTTEAVYDVAARPVVKGAMEGINGTVFAYGVTSSGKTHTMHGDQNCPGIIPLAIKDVFGMIQDSPGREFLLRVSYLEIYNEVINDLLDPTGQNLRVREDAQGTYVEGIKEEVVLSPGHALSFIAAGEEHRHVGSNNFNLFSSRSHTIFTLMIESSAGGDEYDGVMYSQLNLIDLAGSESSKTETTGLRRREGSYINKSLLTLGTVIGKLSEGRATHIPYRDSKLTRLLQSSLSGHGHVSLICTITPASSNMEETHNTLKFASRAKRVEIYASRNRIIDEKSLIKKYQKEISSLKQELDQLRRGMIGGASHEEIMSLRQQLEEGQVKMQSRLEEEEEAKAALMSRIQRLTKLILVSTKNNIPALTDGHQRHNSVSEQDKLSTSQDSSTLVQNEGTTKNPLPDSLDEINQLRSGSGEHSSVTGSAADSMQAGFTASDHMDLLIEQIKMLAGEVAFGTSSLKRLIEQSIDDPEGTKDQIENLEREIQQKRRHMRALEKQIMESGEASVANASMVDMQQTITKLTAQCGEKAFELELKSADNRVLQEQLQQKNAEINDLQEKVFRLEQQLSAKVDISPEQETDCAQQEAIDLKSKLQSKEAEIEKLKFEHLKITEEHCDLISQNHKLSEEAAYAKELASSAAVELKNLAEEVTKLSVLNAKQAKELLVAQEMAHSRVHGRKGRTTSRGRDEVGTWSLDLEDMKMELQARRQREAALEAALAEKEFLEEEYKKKFDEAKKKELSLENDLAGMWVLVAKLKKGALGISDLNVDDRTVNLADITNGTKENKGEKNFALVEKQISDDSVKSLSTEGHRSPEFEPLLVRLKAKIQEMKEKDTDPLSDKDGNSHVCKVCFESATAAVLLPCRHFCLCKPCSLACSECPLCRTRIADRIITFT, from the exons ATGTCGTCGCGGCCGTCGACGTCGTCCTCGCGGCGGAGCAGCTCGCCGTTCTCCGCGGGGCACCGCCGCCCGCCCaccgcgtcctcctcctcctcgagcTCGTACTTCAGCTCCGGCCGCCTCATTCCGCGCTCGTCCCCGTCCTCCGTCAGCTCCAGCTTCtacggcggcgggggcgggggcagcACGAGGTCCACCACCCCCGGCCGGCGCAGCTCATCTgtagcgcccgcgcccgcgctcgcgccAGTGCCGTTCCCGAGCGCGGACGAGCTCGTCATCGAGGACACCTCCCGATCCGGCGACAGCATCTCCGTCACCATCCGCTTCCGACCGCTCAG CGAGCGCGAGTTCCAGCGCGGCGACGAGATCTCGTGGTATCCAGATGGGGATCGGCTTGTGCGGTGCGAGTACAACCCGGCAACGGCTTATGCTTATG ATAGAGTTTTTGGGCCTTCGACAACCACTGAGGCTGTCTATGATGTTGCAGCCCGGCCTGTTGTAAAAGGTGCTATGGAGGGCATAAATG GGACAGTTTTTGCCTATGGCGTAACAAGTAGTGGGAAGACCCACACAATGCAT GGTGACCAGAATTGTCCTGGAATAATCCCACTAGCCATCAAGGATGTCTTCGGCATGATCCAAGAT AGTCCTGGAAGAGAATTTTTGCTCCGTGTGTCGTACCTTGAAATCTATAATGAG GTGATAAATGATCTACTTGATCCTACTGGCCAAAATTTGCGTGTGCGGGAGGATGCACAG GGAACCTATGTAGAAGGAATAAAAGAAGAAGTAGTTCTGTCTCCAGGACACGCTCTTTCTTTTATTGCAGCGGGTGAAG AACATCGGCATGTTGGCTCTAACAACTTCAACTTATTTAGCAGCCGAAGTCATACTATTTTCACATTG ATGATTGAAAGCAGCGCCGGTGGTGATGAGTATGATGGGGTCATGTATTCACAGCTC AATTTGATTGATCTAGCTGGCTCTGAGAGCTCGAAGACAGAGACTACAGGGTTAAGAAGAAGGGAAGGATCATACATTAACAAGAGCCTTTTAACTCTTGGAACA GTCATTGGCAAGCTCAGCGAAGGGAGGGCAACACATATACCCTATCGTGATTCTAAGTTGACCCGTCTGCTACAATCATCATTAAGTGGCCATGGTCATGTCTCA CTAATTTGCACAATTACCCCAGCATCAAGTAACATGGAAGAAACCCATAATACATTGAAATTTGCAAGCAGAGCAAAACGTGTTGAAATTTACGCCTCTCGCAATCGG ATAATTGATGAGAAATCATTGATCAAGAAGTATCAGAAAGAAATATCCTCTCTAAAGCAAGAACTCGATCAGCTAAGGAGAGGAATGATTGGTGGTGCCAGCCACGAAGAAATTATGAGTTTACGTCAGCAG TTGGAGGAGGGTCAGGTCAAGATGCAGTCTCGtctggaggaggaagaggaagcgaAAGCTGCTCTAATGAGCAGGATACAACGCTTGACCAAGTTGATACTTGTTTCCACCAAAAACAATATTCCTGCCTTGACAGATGGTCATCAGCGGCACAATTCTGTCAGCGAGCAAGAT AAGTTAAGCACTTCACAAGATAGTTCTACACTTGTCCAAAATGAGGGCACCACAAAAAACCCCTTACCAGACTCCTTAGATGAGATCAATCAATTAAGATCTGGCAGTGGTGAACATTCTTCAGTAACTGGTTCTGCAGCAGATTCAATGCAG GCGGGATTCACGGCATCAGATCATATGGATCTACTGATTGAGCAAATTAAGATGCTCGCTGGGGAGGTCGCATTTGGTACCAGTTCGCTGAAAAGACTAATCGAACAGTCCATAGATGATCCTGAAGGGACAAAGGACCAA ATAGAGAATTTAGAGCGTGAAATCCAGCAAAAGAGAAGACATATGCGAGCCCTGGAAAAACAAATCATGGAAAGTGGTGAGGCATCAGTTGCTAATGCATCCATGGTGGATATGCAGCAG ACTATTACAAAACTAACTGCTCAGTGCGGTGAGAAGGCTTTTGAGTTAGAG TTAAAGTCAGCTGATAATCGTGTTCTCCAGGAGCAGCTACAGCAGAAG AATGCGGAAATAAATGATTTACAAGAAAAAGTTTTTCGTCTTGAGCAACAACTCTCAGCAAAAGTGGATATATCCCCTGAGCAGGAGACTGATTGTGCACAGCAGGAGGCTATTGATTTGAAATCTAAACTTCAGTCCAAG GAAGCTGAAATCGAAAAGCTGAAATTCGAGCATCTGAAAATTACTGAGGAACATTGTGACTTGATCAGTCAGAACCATAAATTAAGTGAGGAAGCTGCATATGCAAAAGAATTGGCATCTTCAGCTGCTGTTGAACTTAAGAATTTGGCTGAAGAAGTTACAAAGCTATCTGTACTAAATGCGAAGCAAGCAAAGGAGTTATTAGTTGCTCAGGAGATGGCACATTCAAGGGTTCATGGTAGAAAGGGTCGTACAACCAGTAGGGGCAGGGATGAGGTTGGGACATGGAGCCTCGATTTAGAGGACATGAAAATGGAGCTACAGGCCAGAAGGCAGAGGGAGGCTGCTTTGGAAGCTGCTTTGGCAGAGAAGGAGTTTCTCGAAGAGGAGTACAAGAAAAAGTTTGACGAGGCAAAGAAAAAGGAACTATCTTTGGAAAACGATCTAGCAGGCATGTGGGTTCTTGTTGCTAAGTTGAAAAAAGGGGCTTTAGGCATATCTGATTTGAATGTTGATGATCGAACTGTTAACCTAGCTGATATAACTAACGGCACAAAGGAAAACAAAGGTGAAAAGAATTTTGCGCTAGTTGAGAAGCAAATTTCAGACGATTCTGTTAAGTCACTGAGCACAGAAGGACATAGAAGTCCGGAGTTTGAACCACTTCTTGTTCGTCTGAAG GCTAAAATTCAGGAGATGAAGGAAAAGGACACTGATCCCCTGAGCGATAAAGATGGCAACTCACATGTCTGCAAAGTTTGCTTCGAATCTGCAACTGCTGCAGTATTGCTTCCTTGCCGGCATTTTTGCT TGTGCAAGCCTTGCTCGCTTGcctgttcggagtgccctctgtGCCGCACAAGAATAGCAGACAGGATAATCACCTTCACATGA